Proteins co-encoded in one Accipiter gentilis chromosome 33, bAccGen1.1, whole genome shotgun sequence genomic window:
- the ZDHHC4 gene encoding palmitoyltransferase ZDHHC4, with protein MEFLTLFLIYLCFVLTAIALLCICTGRKESCLARSVNGASQVLSFVIPTRLQRATQKALHRLFHTRSCLFVVLHVALQAAVYGEYTWEVFVYCWELQFHLLLLLLPYLLLAGNMGCFILCSQANPGIITKSNHASLVKIYAYDGVLFQKGIVCPTCNMEKPARSKHCSFCSVCVHRFDHHCVWVNNCIGAFNAKYFFLYLFTLTAMAATVAIITTAFLIQVVLLSNMMHGSYIDDKGQERAVEILFLIQHLFLTFPRIVFMLGFVILLTLVLGAYCCFNLYLALTNQTSNEWYKSRRHGCSHHLALQPHDRRVVYKNIYSKGVWMNLKEIFKPPIVSERKKKT; from the exons ATGGAGTTTCTGACACTCTTCTTGATTTACTTGTGTTTTGTTCTCACTGCTATTGCTCTACTCTGCATCTGCACGGGAAGGAAGGAGAGTTGCCTTGCAAGAAGTGTCAATGGTGCAAGCCAG GTATTGTCATTTGTAATCCCCACACGGCTCCAGAGAGCGACGCAGAAGGCACTTCACAGGCTCTTTCACACAAG AAGCTGTTTGTTTGTTGTCCTGCACGTAGCCTTGCAAGCTGCAGTGTATGGGGAATACACATGGGAAGTGTTTGTTTACTGCTGGGAGCTGCAgttccacctcctcctcctgctgctgccctacCTGCTGCTGGCTGGGAACATGGGCTGTTTCATTCTCTGCTCCCAGGCCAATCCGG GTATAATAACAAAATCAAATCATGCATCATTGGTTAAGATTTATGCATATGATGGTGTATTATTTCAGAAAGGCATTGTGTGTCCTACGTGCAACATGGAGAAGCCTGCCAGATCAAAACATTGCA GTTTCTGCAGTGTATGTGTACATCGTTTTGATCACCACTGTGTGTGGGTCAACAACTGCATTGGTGCCTTCAATGCAAAGTATTTCTTCCTTTACCTCTTCACACTGACTGCCATGGCTGCAACCGTTGCAATCATCACCACAGCATTTCTCATCCAAGTGGTGCTGCTGTCAAATATGATGCATGGGAGTTACATTGATGACAAAGGACAAGAGCGTGCTGTTGAGATTCTCTTCCTCATTCAG cacCTTTTCTTGACTTTTCCTAGGATTGTCTTCATGCTTGGTTTTGTCATTCTTCTCACACTTGTACTGGGTGCATACTGCTGTTTCAATCTATATTTGGCCTTAACCAACCAAACTTCCAATGAATGGTATAAATCCAGAAGACATGGGTGTTCCCACCATCTAGCATTGCAGCCTCATGACAGACGAGTTGTCtacaaaaacatttattctaAAGGAGTCTGGATGAATTTAAAGGAAATCTTTAAGCCTCCTATAGTGtcggaaagaaagaagaaaacgtGA